In Desulfobulbaceae bacterium, one DNA window encodes the following:
- the pilM gene encoding type IV pilus assembly protein PilM, with protein sequence MKKITLPKLNFNFSLPGFRKQKLALGLDIGSYAVKICELTSSQNGCRLLKLGSAKLPEGAVEDGVLQDPDSVGAIITTLINNLKIKNKKVAISISGYSVIVKKINLAVMSAAELEEHIQAEAEQYIPFDIDDVFLDFQDLKTNSDESDRTDIMLVAAKKDVINTYLRMLEKIGLQAVVVDVDAFALENSYENVESLAENVALIDIGASKMSFNIIANGASILARDVVMGSRQITEQIQNRLGMDAESAEAAKIGLLEVDPDHREKISEIFINTCTQWVLEIKKALDFYISSYPDDNITNLILSGGGAKINGFATLLREETGIQVNIFDPFANAESDTAKLDPAYLKHIAPEMAIAAGLAIRKIEL encoded by the coding sequence ATGAAAAAAATTACGTTACCAAAACTAAATTTTAATTTTTCCCTGCCGGGCTTCAGAAAACAGAAGCTGGCGCTCGGACTTGACATCGGTTCGTATGCCGTAAAAATCTGTGAACTCACCAGTTCTCAAAACGGTTGCCGATTGTTAAAACTAGGGAGCGCCAAACTTCCAGAAGGGGCAGTTGAAGACGGTGTTCTGCAAGATCCTGACTCAGTTGGCGCTATCATCACGACCTTGATCAACAATCTCAAAATTAAAAATAAAAAGGTCGCCATCTCCATTTCCGGATACTCAGTAATCGTCAAAAAAATCAACCTGGCAGTCATGTCTGCGGCAGAGTTAGAAGAGCACATTCAGGCCGAAGCAGAGCAATACATCCCCTTTGATATTGACGACGTATTCCTGGATTTTCAGGATTTAAAGACCAACAGCGATGAGTCGGATAGAACCGACATCATGCTGGTCGCCGCTAAAAAAGATGTAATAAACACCTATCTGCGTATGCTTGAAAAAATAGGCCTCCAGGCCGTGGTCGTTGACGTTGACGCCTTTGCCCTTGAAAATTCATACGAAAACGTTGAAAGCCTTGCGGAAAATGTCGCCCTGATCGATATTGGTGCCTCCAAAATGAGTTTCAATATAATTGCCAATGGCGCTTCAATACTCGCTCGCGACGTCGTAATGGGGAGTCGACAGATTACCGAACAAATTCAGAACCGGCTCGGGATGGATGCAGAAAGCGCAGAAGCCGCCAAGATTGGCCTCCTTGAGGTTGACCCGGACCATAGAGAGAAAATCAGTGAGATTTTCATCAATACCTGTACACAATGGGTTCTTGAAATTAAAAAGGCGCTCGATTTTTATATATCCAGTTATCCTGATGATAACATCACCAACTTGATCCTTAGCGGAGGTGGAGCCAAAATTAATGGGTTTGCCACCTTGTTAAGAGAAGAAACAGGGATTCAGGTCAATATATTTGATCCTTTCGCCAATGCTGAGTCGGACACTGCCAAACTTGATCCCGCATACCTCAAACATATTGCTCCAGAGATGGCTATCGCCGCTGGCTTAGCCATTCGCAAGATAGAGTTATAG
- a CDS encoding PilN domain-containing protein: MIRINLLPIRQIKQRIQTKNEVLAFACLLCIFLIALGLVGYSQTRKIEGLKKTQAQLIQEKKKYESVIARIEKIKREKALLETKLEVIKNLKADSQLPVRVLDEIAKITPSSRMWLKSMSLTQGGVSLTGIALDNATIAQYMDSLSSAPYFSGTELKNSSLTVVAGQKLKSFALTMAVKKPAVEQPKSE; this comes from the coding sequence ATGATACGAATCAACCTGCTGCCTATCAGGCAGATAAAACAACGCATTCAGACTAAAAACGAGGTTCTCGCTTTTGCCTGCCTTCTCTGCATATTTCTTATTGCTCTTGGCCTCGTTGGTTATTCCCAAACAAGGAAAATTGAAGGTTTGAAAAAAACGCAGGCCCAGTTGATTCAGGAGAAAAAGAAATATGAAAGCGTTATCGCCCGCATAGAAAAAATCAAAAGGGAGAAGGCCTTGCTGGAAACCAAACTGGAGGTCATAAAAAATCTTAAGGCAGATTCCCAGTTACCAGTGAGGGTGTTGGATGAAATTGCCAAAATAACTCCATCCAGCAGAATGTGGCTGAAATCCATGTCGCTCACACAAGGGGGAGTTTCGCTAACCGGAATTGCCCTAGATAACGCCACCATTGCCCAATATATGGACAGTTTATCCAGTGCACCGTATTTTTCAGGAACCGAGCTTAAAAACTCTTCTTTGACTGTCGTGGCAGGACAAAAGCTTAAATCTTTTGCCCTTACAATGGCTGTCAAAAAACCGGCCGTAGAGCAACCAAAATCAG